A section of the Phaseolus vulgaris cultivar G19833 chromosome 8, P. vulgaris v2.0, whole genome shotgun sequence genome encodes:
- the LOC137823627 gene encoding P24 oleosin-like, whose product MTERTQVPHHVQVHTTTQRYEAGVLPGPGYERAAFPPQFYEPGGGKTSSNVAERVPSASQILAVIIGLPIGGLLLLLAGLTLAGTLTALAVTTPVFILFSPILVPATVVIGLSVAGFLTAGAFELTAVSSFSWILNYIRESQGTASVNLAAAAKHQLADAAEYVGQKTKEVGQKTKEVGQDIQNKAQDAKEKSAKDAKEARDAREIKRTTVTGIVASD is encoded by the coding sequence ATGACTGAGCGCACACAAGTACCTCACCATGtccaagtccacaccacaacCCAACGCTACGAAGCTGGTGTGCTTCCTGGACCTGGCTATGAACGTGCTGCTTTCCCCCCACAGTTTTATGAACCTGGCGGCGGTAAGACTAGCTCTAACGTTGCCGAGAGAGTTCCCTCTGCCTCCCAGATCCTAGCTGTTATCATCGGCCTTCCGATCGGCGGCCTCCTCCTTCTTCTGGCCGGACTTACTCTGGCCGGAACTCTAACCGCGCTAGCGGTGACGACCCCAGTTTTCATTCTGTTCAGCCCGATTCTGGTTCCGGCCACCGTGGTAATCGGGCTGTCCGTGGCGGGGTTTTTGACGGCGGGAGCTTTCGAGCTGACGGCGGTGTCTTCGTTCTCGTGGATCTTGAATTACATCCGGGAGAGCCAGGGGACGGCGTCGGTGAACCTGGCGGCAGCGGCGAAGCATCAGCTGGCGGATGCTGCTGAATACGTGGGGCAGAAGACAAAGGAAGTGGGGCAGAAGACAAAGGAAGTTGGGCAAGATATACAGAATAAGGCTCAGGATGCAAAGGAAAAGAGTGCAAAGGATGCAAAAGAGGCAAGGGATGCAAGGGAGATAAAGAGAACAACAGTAACAGGAATAGTTGCATCAGACTAA
- the LOC137823626 gene encoding protein ANTHESIS POMOTING FACTOR 1, protein MTSSLTELDDDLVRSMSIGAVFSEFGGKIHSIDFHRKDDLLVTASEDDSVRLYDIANAKLLKTTSHKKHGTDRICFTHHPSSVICSSKYNLESTGESLRYLSMYDNRCIRYFKGHKQRVVSLCMSPINDSFMSGSLDHSVRIWDLRVNACQGILRLRGRPAVAYDQQGLVFAVAMEGGAIKLFDSRSYDKGPFDTFLVGGDTAEVCDIKFSNDGKSMLLTTTNNNIYILDAYGGEKRCGFSLEASPGTTIEATFTPDGKYVVAGSGGGTMHAWSIEMKTEVACWSSHIGVPLCLKWAPRRAMLAAASSVLTFWIPSNDSKLKTDNGGNDAEPGPQPQPLLN, encoded by the exons GGTGGAAAGATACATTCCATTGATTTCCATCGAAAGGATGATTTACTTGTCACTGCAAGTGAGGATGACTCAGTGCGACTTTATGACATCGCTAATGCTAA GTTGTTGAAGACCACTTCTCATAAGAAACATGGTACCGATCGGATATGTTTTACTCATCATCCAAGCTCTGTTATTTGCTCTTCAAAGTACAATTTGGAGTCTACCGGAG AATCATTGCGGTATTTATCAATGTATGATAACCGATGCATAAGATACTTCAAAGGGCACAAACAGAG GGTTGTTTCTCTCTGCATGTCTCCAATCAATGATAGCTTCATGTCTGGTTCTCTAGACCACAGTGTCAGGATATGGGATCTACGAGTAAACGCTTGCCAG GGCATCTTACGTCTACGTGGTAGACCTGCTGTTGCATATGACCAACAAGGTCTGGTCTTTGCTGTAGCAATGGAAGGGGGGGCTATTAAATTGTTCGATTCTCGATCTTATGACAAG GGTCCATTTGACACCTTTCTAGTTGGTGGTGACACAGCTGAAGTTTGTGATATCAAATTCAGTAATGATGGCAAATCAATGCTTCTGACTACTACTAATAACAATATTTATATTCTTGATGCATATGGAGGAGAAAAG CGCTGTGGGTTTAGTTTGGAAGCCTCTCCTGGTACTACTATAGAGGCTACATTTACTCCAGATGGGAAGTATGTGGTGGCAG GCTCAGGAGGTGGAACCATGCATGCTTGGAGTATTGAGATGAAAACTGAG GTGGCATGCTGGAGCAGCCATATCGGCGTGCCTTTGTGCTTGAAGTGGGCCCCTCGCAGAGCCATGTTGGCTGCAGCTTCAAGTGTTCTCACGTTTTGGATACCCAGTAATGATTCAAAGCTGAAAACTGATAATGGTGGCAATGACGCTGAACCTGGACCTCAACCCCAACCACTTCTCAATTGA